A single window of Halobacillus naozhouensis DNA harbors:
- a CDS encoding cytochrome P450, which produces MKKADKTPRDKGLDHSLTLLFEGYQFIPKRTARFGTDLFQTRLLGENVICITGQEAAKMFYDKERFQRDGAAPKRIQKTLFGENGIQTMDGSPHEHRKHLFMSLMTAPRLKKLGELTHKYWEQKASKWRKKDKIVLFDEAQEVLCQAACEWSGVPIKKTEVTQRAADFSNMVDAFGAVGPRHWRGRKARARAEKWIRQVIRKIRSGKLEAEEETAAYAMAFHKDMEGKPLDIRMAAIELINVLRPIVAIATYITFSALALHKRPELRDELEDGNDDYIQMFVQEVRRYYPFGPFLGARVRRGFIWNHCHFNEGQLVLLDIYGTNHDSRLWENPNTFSPKRFKNWNGGLYDLIPQGGGNYYKNHRCPGEWATIEAMKASLNFLNQLDYKVPKQNLHYSLVRMPTLPNSRFIMTNVKSKEA; this is translated from the coding sequence ATGAAAAAAGCCGATAAAACCCCCCGTGATAAAGGGTTGGACCATAGTTTGACTTTATTATTTGAAGGTTATCAGTTTATCCCTAAAAGAACTGCTCGTTTTGGAACAGATCTCTTTCAGACAAGGCTGCTTGGGGAAAATGTAATTTGTATAACAGGTCAGGAAGCAGCAAAGATGTTTTATGATAAGGAGCGATTCCAACGAGATGGGGCAGCTCCAAAAAGAATCCAAAAAACGTTATTTGGTGAAAATGGGATCCAAACCATGGATGGATCACCACACGAACACCGCAAGCACCTTTTCATGTCACTTATGACGGCCCCAAGACTCAAGAAGCTAGGTGAATTAACCCATAAGTACTGGGAACAAAAGGCTTCCAAATGGAGGAAAAAAGATAAAATAGTACTGTTCGATGAAGCACAGGAAGTTCTATGTCAGGCAGCCTGTGAATGGTCTGGGGTACCTATTAAAAAGACAGAAGTAACCCAAAGAGCTGCTGATTTTTCAAATATGGTGGATGCTTTCGGAGCCGTTGGGCCAAGGCATTGGCGCGGAAGAAAAGCGAGAGCTCGAGCAGAAAAATGGATTAGACAAGTCATTAGAAAAATTCGTTCCGGTAAATTAGAAGCAGAAGAAGAGACCGCTGCCTATGCTATGGCTTTTCATAAAGACATGGAAGGAAAACCGCTGGACATAAGGATGGCGGCTATTGAGTTAATTAATGTGCTCCGTCCTATTGTAGCGATTGCTACTTATATTACATTCAGTGCCTTAGCGTTGCATAAACGCCCTGAACTGCGCGATGAGCTTGAGGATGGCAATGACGACTATATCCAAATGTTTGTTCAGGAAGTCCGGCGGTACTACCCATTCGGCCCATTTTTAGGAGCACGAGTTCGACGTGGTTTCATCTGGAATCATTGCCATTTTAATGAAGGTCAGTTAGTGTTACTCGATATTTATGGCACCAATCACGATTCACGCTTATGGGAGAACCCCAATACTTTCTCACCTAAACGGTTTAAGAACTGGAATGGCGGTCTGTATGACTTAATTCCGCAAGGTGGTGGCAACTATTATAAAAATCATCGGTGTCCGGGGGAATGGGCAACGATTGAAGCCATGAAAGCCAGTTTGAATTTCTTAAATCAACTTGACTATAAAGTTCCCAAACAAAATTTACACTACAGCCTGGTGAGGATGCCTACACTACCTAACAGTAGATTTATAATGACTAATGTTAAGTCAAAGGAAGCCTGA
- a CDS encoding MFS transporter: protein MNRTNRNKLLSGYFLYECGRAMYFVLVTWVLFQWTGNALYTGLFVSFGFVPGLFSNLIFGVLVDRHNRKMLANLASGMSLFILSLLLFSFVYEWVTPWWMIATHMVLQTTGSLFRPSLQALVAEVFDQQELPRIFSLSGAATISGSLLGAALGGIFSSWFATPLSLAMVLVFYLSAFISISLMKYIPSSERKHMKKQRFFTELKDGFAYLKSHTILHSLFMMMMLGQLTFHTTLGFLSVYTSAYLDRSALIYGFLDVTFSIGGITAGLLGAWWWRKLKNHLAIGSLASIALGLLLLGITRNVWMAFTGVLFVGVGTSFVRALLQSVQQIATEKEYHGRMSSFRMLCNQASVIITGPLFGVIASTLSANVVFMTLLIPVSLGMIWSIYQSRHPLFMEITSNKTA from the coding sequence ATGAATCGCACGAACAGAAACAAGCTTTTATCAGGCTACTTTTTATATGAATGCGGAAGGGCTATGTACTTTGTTCTTGTCACATGGGTTCTCTTTCAATGGACGGGGAATGCTTTATATACTGGATTATTTGTTAGCTTTGGCTTCGTCCCGGGGTTATTTTCTAATTTAATCTTCGGGGTGCTAGTGGACCGACATAATCGTAAGATGCTTGCAAACCTTGCGAGCGGAATGAGTCTTTTCATTCTAAGTTTGCTGCTTTTCTCATTTGTTTATGAATGGGTCACTCCGTGGTGGATGATCGCTACCCATATGGTGCTGCAGACTACTGGTTCCTTGTTCCGTCCATCGCTGCAGGCATTAGTTGCTGAAGTATTTGATCAGCAAGAGTTGCCGAGGATTTTCTCATTATCGGGAGCAGCCACCATTTCTGGAAGTTTACTAGGAGCGGCTTTAGGTGGGATCTTTTCCAGTTGGTTTGCAACTCCATTATCTTTGGCGATGGTGCTAGTCTTCTACTTGAGTGCCTTTATCTCCATTTCTCTAATGAAGTATATCCCTTCCTCTGAGCGGAAACATATGAAAAAACAGCGGTTCTTCACCGAGTTGAAAGATGGTTTTGCCTACTTAAAGAGTCATACCATCCTTCATAGTTTATTTATGATGATGATGCTTGGACAGCTCACCTTTCATACAACATTAGGTTTCCTATCTGTGTACACGAGTGCTTATTTAGATCGTTCAGCCCTGATTTACGGTTTTCTGGATGTTACTTTTTCCATTGGAGGGATTACAGCCGGTCTATTGGGTGCATGGTGGTGGAGAAAATTGAAAAACCATTTGGCGATTGGTTCACTTGCGAGTATAGCTCTGGGATTGCTCCTGTTAGGGATAACGCGAAACGTATGGATGGCTTTTACCGGTGTGCTATTCGTCGGGGTCGGGACTTCTTTTGTAAGAGCGCTGTTGCAGTCTGTTCAACAAATAGCTACTGAAAAAGAGTATCATGGAAGAATGTCAAGCTTTCGTATGCTGTGTAACCAGGCATCTGTTATCATCACCGGCCCATTGTTCGGTGTCATTGCCTCTACACTTAGCGCAAATGTCGTATTTATGACGTTACTTATCCCGGTTAGCTTAGGAATGATTTGGTCAATCTATCAATCCCGCCACCCTCTCTTCATGGAAATCACATCGAATAAAACGGCATAG
- a CDS encoding LysR family transcriptional regulator: MDFEALKTYVTVIELQSFTKASKMLNLSQPTVSFHIKNLEKFYQSTLIDRSPKKFQLTQTGELVYQRARQVLGVIDKSRTEVNDYHNQLRGSLHIGASYTVGEYILPGLLKVFDEKYPEVDLHIEIENTERINRGVQLHELDVGLVEGQVSKRELDSVPFLEDEMVVVVPLEHSIRKQEEVGFHQLQDHTWIGREAGSGTRAVMDSILESYNIRPRKMITIGSNHGVIQGVKQGLGLSLISKTVVDHTHARHHIYDLPFIKPPTRFFSYVFPASEQELSKNAEVFIELMNDFFNLQENL; this comes from the coding sequence ATGGATTTTGAAGCACTAAAAACGTATGTAACGGTCATTGAACTACAGAGCTTTACAAAAGCATCGAAAATGTTGAATCTTTCTCAACCCACAGTAAGTTTTCATATTAAAAATTTGGAAAAATTTTATCAATCAACATTAATTGATCGTTCCCCGAAAAAGTTCCAACTGACACAAACAGGGGAACTAGTCTATCAGCGGGCACGCCAGGTTTTAGGAGTAATTGATAAATCACGGACGGAGGTTAATGATTACCACAATCAATTGCGGGGTTCTTTGCATATAGGCGCGAGTTATACGGTAGGGGAATATATTTTGCCTGGGCTGCTGAAGGTTTTTGACGAAAAATATCCAGAAGTTGATTTGCATATTGAGATCGAAAATACAGAGCGGATAAACCGGGGGGTTCAGCTTCATGAATTAGATGTTGGACTCGTAGAAGGGCAAGTTAGTAAAAGGGAACTGGACTCGGTTCCGTTTCTGGAGGACGAAATGGTCGTGGTCGTGCCTCTCGAACATTCCATACGCAAACAGGAAGAAGTAGGCTTTCATCAACTCCAAGACCATACTTGGATCGGGCGTGAAGCAGGGTCGGGCACCCGGGCAGTTATGGATTCCATTCTTGAATCTTATAATATCCGTCCTCGCAAAATGATTACCATTGGAAGTAATCATGGAGTCATACAAGGTGTGAAGCAAGGACTTGGTTTGTCTTTAATTTCGAAAACGGTTGTGGATCACACGCATGCACGCCATCATATTTATGATCTCCCGTTTATCAAGCCGCCTACACGTTTCTTTTCATATGTTTTTCCGGCTTCAGAACAGGAACTGTCCAAAAATGCAGAAGTTTTTATCGAATTGATGAATGATTTTTTTAATTTACAAGAAAATCTGTGA
- a CDS encoding manganese catalase family protein, which translates to MFSHVKELQYNAKPSQPDPVYAKKLQEILGGQYGEMTVMMQYLFQGWNCRAEGKYRDMLLDIGTEEIAHVEMIATMIAQLLDGAPAHDQEQGAKDPAVKAVLGGMNAQHAIVNGLGAQPNDAAGYPWNARYTIGSGNLLADFRANLNAESQGRLQVVRLYEMTTDPGVRDMLSFLIARDKMHQNQWMAAIEELEQTQGAVVPSTFSPDHEKLDVAYSFMNFSEGEESSTGRWASGPALDGNGTFEYVQNPGANGQNPALIPAPAYIHGTPPEDMRVMQNSGGIQPHLQ; encoded by the coding sequence ATGTTCTCACATGTAAAAGAACTTCAATATAATGCTAAACCTTCCCAGCCCGATCCGGTATATGCGAAAAAATTGCAGGAAATATTAGGCGGGCAATATGGTGAAATGACTGTTATGATGCAATACCTTTTCCAAGGATGGAACTGCAGAGCTGAAGGCAAATATAGAGACATGCTACTTGATATAGGAACGGAAGAAATTGCTCACGTAGAAATGATTGCAACGATGATAGCTCAATTACTGGACGGTGCTCCTGCCCATGATCAGGAGCAGGGGGCCAAAGATCCTGCTGTTAAGGCAGTACTCGGTGGCATGAATGCTCAACACGCTATCGTTAATGGACTAGGGGCACAGCCAAATGACGCGGCGGGATACCCGTGGAATGCACGATATACGATTGGGAGCGGCAACTTGCTGGCAGACTTCAGAGCGAACTTAAATGCTGAATCACAAGGACGTCTTCAAGTCGTTCGTCTATATGAAATGACGACTGATCCTGGGGTAAGAGATATGCTTTCTTTCCTGATTGCCAGGGATAAAATGCATCAAAACCAGTGGATGGCTGCTATTGAGGAATTAGAACAAACTCAGGGAGCTGTGGTCCCGAGCACGTTTAGCCCTGATCATGAGAAGCTTGATGTGGCTTATTCGTTTATGAACTTTTCTGAAGGAGAAGAAAGCAGTACGGGTCGTTGGGCCAGTGGTCCGGCATTAGATGGGAATGGTACATTCGAATACGTACAGAATCCTGGTGCCAATGGTCAAAATCCGGCGCTCATACCAGCTCCGGCTTATATTCATGGTACACCTCCAGAGGATATGAGAGTTATGCAAAATAGCGGCGGAATTCAGCCTCATCTGCAGTAA
- a CDS encoding acyl-CoA dehydrogenase family protein has translation MNKILNSFIKNERHQRLIGKASNIAEEARLHVKAADREAAFSDETLNVIKQEEYPSFTLPAKYGGEDLSLYEFLLLQETVAVGDGSTALSMGWHLGIMMELSEDRPWKQETFERLAWEVASEQRVVNRLATEAGTGSPTRGGVPETKAVKREGRYVLNGRKTFASMADHLDYYIVSAFVEDLDEVGWFLIDRHQPGLRVDKTWDTLGMRGTESDDLVLDGVEVNEQDLVEVKGQSKPSPKGWLLHIPACYLGIAVAARDAAIEFATSFQPNSLDTTISEVGHIRDKIGEMEWKLMQAHSFMYATARKWDEEPEKRKKMGSELAAVKLTVTNAANEVVDLAMRIAGGRGLSKQQPFEKFYRDVRAGLHNPPMDDAVLRMLAGEALDQ, from the coding sequence ATGAATAAGATATTAAATTCTTTTATTAAAAATGAAAGACATCAGCGTTTAATTGGAAAAGCTTCGAATATAGCTGAAGAAGCTCGGTTACATGTTAAAGCTGCCGATCGAGAGGCTGCCTTTTCCGATGAAACCTTGAACGTCATTAAACAAGAGGAGTACCCATCTTTTACCTTGCCAGCCAAATATGGAGGAGAAGATCTTTCTTTATACGAATTCCTGCTATTACAGGAAACGGTTGCTGTCGGTGATGGCTCCACTGCCTTATCAATGGGCTGGCATCTTGGAATTATGATGGAACTTAGTGAAGATAGACCTTGGAAACAGGAAACGTTTGAGCGGTTAGCCTGGGAGGTAGCAAGCGAACAAAGGGTAGTTAACCGATTAGCCACAGAAGCAGGGACAGGGAGCCCAACTAGGGGAGGTGTTCCTGAAACAAAGGCCGTAAAACGAGAGGGAAGATATGTGCTTAACGGCCGCAAAACATTTGCGTCGATGGCCGACCACCTGGACTATTATATTGTCTCAGCGTTCGTAGAAGATTTAGATGAAGTGGGCTGGTTTTTAATTGATCGGCATCAGCCTGGACTCCGTGTTGATAAAACCTGGGATACACTAGGAATGCGTGGTACGGAGAGTGATGATTTAGTTCTTGATGGAGTGGAAGTGAATGAACAAGATTTAGTTGAGGTTAAGGGGCAGAGTAAACCTTCTCCAAAAGGCTGGCTGCTTCATATTCCAGCCTGTTATTTGGGAATTGCTGTAGCAGCTAGAGACGCGGCTATCGAGTTTGCTACATCCTTTCAGCCGAATAGTCTTGATACGACCATTTCAGAGGTAGGGCATATCAGGGATAAAATTGGTGAGATGGAATGGAAACTCATGCAGGCTCATAGTTTCATGTATGCAACGGCCAGGAAATGGGATGAAGAACCGGAGAAACGTAAAAAGATGGGCTCCGAACTCGCAGCCGTAAAGCTTACTGTGACGAATGCCGCGAATGAGGTTGTTGATTTGGCGATGCGTATCGCTGGCGGGCGAGGGTTGTCGAAACAACAGCCATTTGAAAAATTTTATCGGGATGTGCGTGCAGGTCTGCATAATCCGCCGATGGATGATGCTGTGTTAAGGATGCTTGCCGGGGAAGCTCTTGATCAATAG
- the ehuC gene encoding ectoine/hydroxyectoine ABC transporter permease subunit EhuC: MNNYVEIIPILLEGLDITITVLIGSAIFGYLIAFLAGFGRLSKNFLIRNFTKVYIEVFRGTSLVVQLFWFFYVLPGLLGIELSAYLIGVITIGMNYGAYMSEVVRGSILAVSSGQSEAATALNMSRFQRMRFVILPQAIRMMLPEFGNYLIQMLKATSLVSIISLADITYVGLLYRDANISEGVAVFTMLLVLYFIIALPLIGLTRWLERWASKGVATE; this comes from the coding sequence ATTAACAATTATGTTGAGATAATTCCCATACTATTAGAAGGTTTAGATATAACGATTACTGTTCTAATCGGCTCAGCTATTTTTGGCTACCTTATTGCATTTTTAGCCGGGTTCGGACGCCTTTCTAAGAATTTCCTTATACGAAACTTCACCAAAGTTTATATTGAAGTATTTAGAGGTACCTCATTAGTTGTCCAGTTATTCTGGTTTTTCTACGTATTGCCGGGTTTATTAGGCATCGAGCTGTCAGCTTATCTTATAGGGGTCATCACGATCGGCATGAACTACGGCGCCTATATGTCTGAAGTCGTTCGTGGGTCGATTTTAGCTGTCTCCTCCGGTCAGTCAGAAGCAGCGACTGCCTTAAATATGTCTAGATTTCAGCGAATGAGATTTGTAATCCTGCCCCAGGCCATTCGGATGATGCTTCCGGAGTTTGGAAATTACTTAATTCAAATGTTAAAAGCGACCTCACTCGTTTCTATCATATCGCTTGCCGATATTACTTATGTAGGATTACTGTATCGTGATGCCAATATATCTGAGGGTGTCGCAGTGTTTACAATGCTTCTCGTTCTATACTTCATCATTGCTCTGCCGCTCATCGGCTTAACACGCTGGCTGGAACGCTGGGCTTCGAAGGGAGTGGCTACTGAATGA
- the ehuD gene encoding ectoine/hydroxyectoine ABC transporter permease subunit EhuD, whose translation MKWNWSTVIDVFPYIFEAMWTTLGLTIICFTVSLIVGGVWTALRRIKFKPFYWLISFIIEFIRSTPPLVQLYFLFFAWPLIPYVGVTLEPFTVAVLGLGVHFSTYISEIYRSGIEGVPKGQLEAATALNYTTAQKWTKIILPQAIPPVIPMLGNYLIIMFKEIPLTIVVGVAGMLTAAEVYGVNNFEYLEPYTLVAFFFLAMSYPSALFVQWLERKLNKRYKSTDKKSGKKGVTAS comes from the coding sequence ATGAAATGGAATTGGAGCACAGTTATCGACGTTTTCCCTTACATTTTTGAAGCCATGTGGACGACTCTTGGCTTAACCATTATTTGTTTTACTGTGTCGCTTATAGTAGGTGGGGTATGGACAGCTCTTAGAAGGATTAAATTCAAACCATTCTATTGGCTTATCAGTTTCATAATTGAATTTATTCGTTCCACTCCGCCACTTGTGCAACTTTATTTCTTGTTCTTCGCATGGCCATTAATTCCTTATGTCGGAGTAACACTTGAGCCATTTACTGTGGCCGTTCTAGGCTTAGGGGTTCATTTCAGCACGTATATTTCAGAGATTTACCGGTCTGGAATTGAAGGGGTGCCAAAGGGCCAATTAGAAGCGGCAACAGCACTAAATTATACAACAGCACAAAAATGGACAAAGATTATTCTACCCCAGGCAATCCCGCCCGTCATCCCAATGCTGGGTAACTACTTGATCATCATGTTTAAAGAGATACCTTTAACCATTGTTGTGGGTGTTGCTGGAATGCTGACTGCAGCAGAAGTGTACGGGGTCAATAACTTCGAATACTTAGAGCCTTATACATTAGTTGCCTTCTTCTTCCTGGCAATGAGCTATCCATCAGCTCTATTTGTACAATGGCTTGAACGAAAATTAAATAAACGGTATAAATCCACTGATAAAAAATCTGGTAAAAAAGGAGTGACAGCCTCATGA
- a CDS encoding LysR family transcriptional regulator gives MRIDDYQLLLNLREHKTIRATAKKILLSQPAITQRLKYIEEYFSVKVFLRTPKQLIVTAAGEQIIKHAEQLLFQETRLHHQLIKSVDEVTGTLSLGVSSLVSQHYLPKILDAYTKAYPKVTIDLITGVSEEIRQSAADFHVCIVRGEQLVDYQCHHLFSDRLYLFDTIEIGEDQRPFIEFKTDADYQKLIEDWMLEQRGVDIRRSMKVDQFETAKELMKIGLGMTVLPKSMVTEELMNLPHLPLEVKGEPLVRETWLCLKEGIRALPQVEAFVDMLKNKPWI, from the coding sequence ATGAGAATAGATGATTACCAATTACTCTTAAATTTGAGAGAACATAAAACAATACGAGCCACAGCTAAAAAAATACTTTTATCACAGCCTGCCATCACACAAAGACTTAAATATATAGAAGAATATTTCAGTGTGAAGGTTTTTCTGCGTACGCCAAAGCAGCTCATCGTGACGGCTGCAGGTGAACAAATTATCAAACATGCTGAACAATTGCTTTTTCAGGAAACCCGATTACATCATCAGCTGATAAAGTCAGTGGATGAGGTGACGGGAACTCTGTCACTCGGGGTTTCTTCCTTAGTCAGTCAGCACTATCTCCCGAAGATTTTAGATGCTTATACGAAAGCTTATCCTAAGGTAACCATTGATTTAATTACAGGGGTGAGTGAAGAAATACGCCAGTCAGCTGCTGATTTTCATGTATGCATTGTTCGTGGAGAACAGCTCGTGGATTACCAATGTCATCACCTGTTTAGCGATCGGCTTTATCTTTTCGATACGATAGAGATTGGGGAAGACCAACGCCCTTTCATTGAATTTAAAACAGACGCCGACTATCAGAAGCTGATAGAAGACTGGATGCTGGAACAAAGGGGGGTGGATATTCGACGATCCATGAAGGTGGATCAGTTTGAAACAGCAAAGGAGTTAATGAAAATAGGATTGGGGATGACGGTTCTTCCTAAGAGTATGGTAACAGAGGAGTTAATGAATTTACCCCATCTTCCATTAGAGGTAAAAGGAGAACCTTTAGTCAGGGAAACGTGGTTGTGTTTAAAAGAGGGGATTCGTGCTCTTCCTCAAGTAGAAGCATTTGTGGATATGCTGAAAAATAAGCCCTGGATATAA
- a CDS encoding spore coat protein, which yields MQLASHELHDLTELTMGCYNTIGCMASFIQQAQDPELKDMLTRQFPLHVADYNLKVEFLQSQTTPDISKFQPDQPVRKLSDFTTGTVPFQPGQPRTEVQTHNDREIATAYLLNQKGSAKNYAAAAVECANPDLRHFLEKAFLNSNRHAYETWQYMVQKGYYPLMPAPQESTQDMAGFFTPVPIQ from the coding sequence GTGCAGTTAGCCTCACATGAACTACATGATTTAACTGAATTAACAATGGGGTGCTATAATACAATTGGCTGTATGGCAAGTTTTATTCAGCAGGCACAAGATCCCGAACTTAAGGATATGCTGACACGTCAATTCCCTTTGCACGTAGCAGATTACAATTTGAAGGTTGAATTTTTACAAAGTCAAACGACACCGGACATTAGTAAATTTCAACCTGATCAGCCAGTAAGAAAACTCTCCGACTTTACGACTGGAACTGTGCCTTTTCAACCGGGCCAGCCAAGAACAGAAGTGCAAACACACAATGACAGAGAGATTGCTACTGCTTATTTATTGAATCAAAAGGGTTCAGCTAAAAATTACGCTGCAGCAGCGGTGGAGTGTGCAAACCCTGACTTGCGTCATTTCTTAGAAAAAGCATTTTTGAACAGTAACCGTCATGCCTATGAAACGTGGCAATATATGGTCCAAAAAGGATACTATCCTTTAATGCCAGCGCCACAGGAAAGTACACAAGATATGGCAGGTTTTTTCACTCCTGTTCCTATACAGTAA
- a CDS encoding NAD(P)H-dependent oxidoreductase: MRILVINGHEYYPHSKGVLNQTLFLYLIEKVRKSSEFQTTNIQEGYEVREEQEKVKWADIVIYQTPIYCYSVPALLKRYFDTVHEYGVFFKGNQGDYGTGGLLHGKRYMFSTTWNAPRSAFNNPDKFFEGRGVEEVLFHLHLIHKYTGMKPIDTFACFNVKKQPDLEQYKSELDSHINRFIPELTF, from the coding sequence ATGAGAATCCTTGTTATTAACGGGCACGAATATTATCCCCATTCAAAGGGTGTGCTCAATCAAACCCTTTTTCTATACTTGATCGAAAAGGTAAGAAAATCATCTGAATTTCAAACAACAAACATACAAGAGGGGTATGAGGTGAGGGAAGAACAGGAGAAGGTGAAGTGGGCAGATATTGTAATATATCAAACCCCGATTTATTGTTATAGTGTTCCAGCCTTGTTGAAAAGGTATTTTGACACCGTTCATGAGTATGGGGTTTTTTTTAAAGGGAACCAAGGTGATTATGGAACGGGTGGTCTGCTTCATGGTAAGCGGTACATGTTTTCAACAACATGGAATGCCCCTCGTTCAGCTTTTAACAATCCAGACAAATTTTTTGAAGGGAGAGGGGTGGAGGAAGTTCTTTTTCACCTCCATCTTATTCATAAGTATACCGGAATGAAGCCAATTGACACATTCGCTTGTTTTAACGTCAAGAAACAGCCCGACTTGGAACAGTATAAAAGTGAATTAGATTCCCATATCAATCGCTTTATCCCGGAACTTACATTTTAA
- the ehuB gene encoding ectoine/hydroxyectoine ABC transporter substrate-binding protein EhuB, with product MKKRLLSILMIAFSIMLLAACGSEESNGNGSDGGDSALAKIKEQGYVTVGFANEAPYAYKEGDELKGVAVEIAKAAFANMGVEEVRGEIAEWKQLIPGVKTGKFDVITAAMAIKPNRCEQIDFGMPGIKYGEGMVVEKGNPLSLTSYKDIAENPDVKVAVMSGATEVDFLKSAGVSEDQIETYPDIAATLDAVKTGRAQATTATELTVKKAMKSTGGESLEYVEEFKQPDVEGVPSYGAAGFSQDSDELREAYNEELKKMKESGELAEIVNSVEFFGDGNLITEDITVEELCKG from the coding sequence ATGAAAAAGAGATTACTCTCAATTCTTATGATTGCGTTTTCCATTATGCTGCTAGCAGCCTGTGGATCTGAAGAATCCAATGGTAATGGCAGCGATGGTGGAGATTCTGCCCTTGCTAAAATCAAAGAACAGGGTTATGTGACAGTTGGGTTTGCAAACGAAGCTCCTTACGCCTATAAAGAAGGTGATGAATTAAAAGGTGTGGCTGTTGAAATTGCAAAAGCAGCCTTTGCAAACATGGGAGTTGAAGAAGTACGAGGTGAAATCGCAGAATGGAAACAGCTTATTCCAGGTGTTAAAACCGGAAAGTTCGACGTTATTACCGCTGCGATGGCCATTAAACCAAATCGTTGTGAACAAATTGACTTCGGTATGCCAGGAATTAAATATGGTGAAGGAATGGTTGTCGAGAAAGGGAACCCTCTTTCTTTAACCAGTTACAAAGATATTGCAGAAAATCCGGATGTGAAAGTTGCGGTTATGTCAGGAGCTACTGAGGTTGACTTCCTGAAAAGCGCAGGAGTAAGTGAAGATCAAATTGAAACATACCCTGATATTGCTGCAACCCTTGATGCTGTTAAAACAGGACGTGCCCAGGCAACAACTGCTACTGAGCTAACCGTGAAAAAAGCCATGAAATCAACAGGCGGCGAGTCACTGGAATATGTTGAAGAATTCAAACAGCCTGATGTAGAAGGAGTACCAAGTTACGGTGCAGCAGGCTTTTCCCAAGACTCTGACGAACTCCGTGAAGCGTATAACGAAGAGCTGAAGAAGATGAAAGAAAGCGGCGAATTGGCAGAGATCGTAAATTCCGTTGAATTCTTCGGCGATGGTAACCTCATCACAGAAGACATAACAGTAGAAGAGCTTTGTAAAGGGTAA
- the ehuA gene encoding ectoine/hydroxyectoine ABC transporter ATP-binding protein EhuA — MSQPLVEYKDVHKSFDDVEVLKGINLTVAPGEKLSLIGPSGSGKTTIIRMLMTLEKPTSGIINVDGTPLWHKEVNGELVPADEKHLRQVRGNIGMVFQHFNLFPHMTILKNCISAPINVLGVPKEEAEQRAKEMLTKVGLGDKLDSYPAQLSGGQQQRVAIARAVVMRPKVMLFDEVTSALDPETVGEVLEVIKDIAKEGEMAMILVTHEMDFARDVADRIVFLEGGKIAEQGPPQQILENPESDRLQSFLERFRSTL, encoded by the coding sequence ATGAGTCAACCACTCGTAGAATATAAGGATGTACACAAATCATTTGATGATGTCGAAGTACTCAAAGGAATTAACCTGACAGTGGCCCCAGGAGAAAAACTATCCCTGATCGGACCAAGCGGCTCTGGGAAAACAACGATCATCCGCATGTTAATGACACTCGAGAAACCGACATCCGGCATCATTAACGTCGATGGCACACCCCTTTGGCATAAAGAAGTGAACGGTGAACTTGTTCCAGCTGATGAGAAACACCTGCGACAAGTAAGAGGAAACATCGGGATGGTTTTTCAGCATTTTAATCTGTTCCCCCATATGACTATTTTGAAAAATTGCATCTCGGCCCCTATTAACGTGTTAGGTGTTCCTAAGGAAGAGGCCGAACAACGAGCTAAAGAAATGCTCACCAAAGTTGGGCTTGGTGATAAACTTGACTCCTACCCTGCCCAATTGTCTGGTGGACAACAGCAACGTGTAGCCATCGCCCGCGCTGTTGTGATGCGCCCGAAAGTCATGCTCTTTGATGAAGTTACCTCTGCCCTCGACCCCGAGACTGTGGGAGAAGTGCTTGAAGTGATTAAGGACATTGCCAAAGAGGGTGAAATGGCCATGATTCTCGTTACTCATGAAATGGATTTTGCCCGAGATGTAGCGGACCGAATTGTTTTCCTTGAAGGAGGAAAAATCGCCGAACAAGGGCCGCCTCAACAAATCTTAGAAAACCCTGAAAGCGACCGTCTTCAATCTTTCCTGGAACGATTCCGCTCCACCTTATAG